In Nocardia yunnanensis, one DNA window encodes the following:
- a CDS encoding SRPBCC family protein has product MADRTQRSIVIDAPSDRVMAVIADLESYPEWVAAARSVEVLEKLPDGRARTARFVLDAGVVKDTYTLAYTWRPDGRAVSWSLVSGDLQKAQDGTYELIALPDGATQVVYELTVDLNIPMIGMFKRKAEKVITDTALKELKKRVEG; this is encoded by the coding sequence ATGGCCGATCGAACTCAGCGGTCGATCGTGATCGACGCCCCCTCGGACCGAGTGATGGCCGTCATCGCCGACCTGGAGTCGTATCCGGAATGGGTCGCCGCGGCCCGCTCGGTGGAGGTGCTGGAGAAGCTGCCCGACGGCCGCGCCCGCACCGCCCGCTTCGTCCTCGACGCCGGCGTCGTCAAGGACACCTACACACTGGCCTACACCTGGCGGCCCGACGGCCGCGCGGTGAGCTGGAGCCTGGTCAGCGGTGACCTGCAGAAGGCGCAGGACGGCACCTACGAGCTGATCGCCCTGCCCGACGGCGCCACCCAGGTCGTCTACGAGCTGACCGTGGATCTGAACATCCCGATGATCGGCATGTTCAAACGCAAGGCGGAGAAGGTCATCACCGACACCGCCCTCAAGGAACTCAAGAAACGGGTCGAAGGCTGA